In the Thauera sedimentorum genome, one interval contains:
- the vapB gene encoding type II toxin-antitoxin system antitoxin VapB, with the protein METAKLFVNGRSQAVRLPKEYRFEGDEVFIKRVGDAVVLLPRRGWGTLFGALEQFEPGFVLERQQPAQQEREDLLP; encoded by the coding sequence ATGGAAACCGCCAAGCTCTTCGTCAATGGCCGCAGCCAGGCCGTGCGGCTGCCCAAGGAATACCGCTTCGAAGGCGACGAGGTATTCATCAAGCGTGTCGGCGACGCGGTGGTGCTGCTGCCCCGGCGCGGCTGGGGCACCCTGTTCGGCGCGCTCGAGCAGTTCGAGCCCGGCTTCGTCCTCGAGCGCCAGCAGCCGGCGCAGCAAGAGCGCGAGGATCTGCTGCCGTGA
- the parC gene encoding DNA topoisomerase IV subunit A, producing the protein MSTDTDTPDLFDFPDAAAAVPPAPPAPPAENNGNGDGSLPLDRYAERAYLAYAMSVVKSRALPQVEDGMKPVQRRILFAMNEMRLAAGAKHVKSARVVGDVIGKYHPHGDSSVYDAMVRVAQDFSLRYPLVDGQGNFGSRDGDSAAAMRYTECRLTPIAELLLAEIDRDTVDFAPNYDGAFQEPKLLPARLPFVLLNGASGIAVGMATEIPPHNLREVAEATCHLIRHPEAGLDDILPLLPGPDFPGGGQLISSPEAIRDAYAGGRGSLRLRARWRIEELARGQWRVIVHELPHGVSTANVLAEIEALTNPQPRAGKKDVSQEQKQLKQLVLGVLETVRDESSEAEPVRIVLEPRSSRIDRDEFMAVLLAHTGLESSTSVNLTMIGRDGRPQQKNLVQILREWIDFRYVTVERRTRHRLSEVDRRIHILEGRMIAFLHIEEVIRVIRESDEPKPALISAFGLTDIQAEDILEIRLRQLARLEGFKIEKELAELKEEREGLQQLLDSRGAMTRLILREITEDAKKYGDARRTLIETVAPVAAAEISVADEPVTVIVSKNGWVRARQGHGIDPAAISYKAGDFAFAQIETRTTWPLVVIDTNGRAYTVKVSDLPGGRGDGTPITTLVDFQDGGKLAQVLSARPDSTWMFANSGGYGFICTLADATSRQRAGKAFMTLEKGEKVLEPAAANGQWIAAVSANGRILIFARSEMKVQAGGRGVIVMKLEDREALTAVALPADDAPLRIHGTGRGGKPITIELKPTQRETLRHRRTAKGMALTPRIVPERLGD; encoded by the coding sequence ATGAGCACAGACACCGATACGCCCGACCTCTTCGACTTCCCGGACGCCGCGGCAGCGGTCCCGCCCGCGCCCCCCGCCCCGCCTGCCGAGAACAACGGCAACGGTGACGGCAGCCTGCCGCTCGACCGCTACGCCGAGCGCGCCTACCTCGCCTACGCGATGAGCGTGGTCAAGTCGCGCGCCCTGCCGCAGGTGGAAGACGGCATGAAGCCGGTGCAGCGCCGCATCCTCTTCGCGATGAACGAGATGCGCCTCGCCGCCGGCGCCAAGCACGTGAAGAGCGCGCGCGTGGTCGGCGACGTGATCGGCAAGTACCACCCGCACGGCGACTCCAGCGTGTACGACGCCATGGTGCGCGTGGCGCAGGACTTTTCGCTGCGCTACCCGCTGGTCGACGGCCAGGGCAACTTCGGCTCGCGCGACGGCGACTCGGCCGCGGCGATGCGCTACACCGAATGCCGCCTGACTCCGATCGCCGAGCTGCTGCTGGCCGAAATCGACCGCGACACGGTGGACTTCGCCCCCAACTACGACGGCGCCTTCCAGGAGCCCAAACTGCTCCCCGCGCGCCTGCCCTTCGTGCTGCTCAACGGCGCCTCGGGCATCGCGGTGGGCATGGCTACCGAGATCCCGCCGCACAACCTGCGCGAAGTGGCCGAGGCCACCTGCCACCTGATCCGCCACCCGGAAGCCGGGCTGGACGACATCCTGCCGCTGCTCCCGGGGCCGGACTTCCCCGGCGGCGGGCAGCTGATCTCCTCGCCCGAAGCCATCCGCGACGCCTATGCCGGCGGGCGCGGCAGCCTGCGCCTGCGCGCGCGCTGGCGCATCGAGGAGCTCGCCCGCGGCCAGTGGCGGGTGATCGTCCATGAGCTGCCGCACGGCGTATCCACCGCCAACGTGCTGGCCGAGATCGAAGCACTCACCAACCCGCAGCCGCGCGCCGGCAAGAAGGACGTCAGCCAGGAACAGAAGCAGCTCAAGCAGCTGGTGCTGGGCGTGCTGGAGACGGTGCGCGACGAGTCGTCCGAGGCCGAGCCGGTGCGCATCGTGCTGGAGCCGCGCTCCAGCCGCATCGACCGCGACGAGTTCATGGCCGTGCTGCTCGCCCACACCGGGCTGGAGAGCAGCACCTCGGTGAACCTCACCATGATCGGCCGCGACGGCCGTCCGCAGCAGAAGAACCTGGTGCAGATCCTGCGCGAGTGGATCGACTTCCGCTACGTCACCGTCGAGCGCCGCACCCGCCATCGCCTGAGCGAAGTCGACCGGCGCATCCACATCCTCGAAGGACGCATGATCGCCTTCCTCCACATCGAGGAAGTGATCCGCGTCATCCGCGAATCCGACGAGCCCAAGCCGGCGCTGATCAGTGCCTTCGGCCTCACCGACATCCAGGCCGAGGACATCCTAGAAATCCGCCTGCGCCAGCTCGCCCGCCTCGAAGGCTTCAAGATCGAGAAGGAACTCGCCGAGCTGAAGGAAGAGCGCGAAGGCCTGCAGCAACTGCTCGACAGCCGCGGCGCGATGACCAGGCTGATCCTGCGCGAGATCACCGAAGACGCCAAGAAGTACGGCGACGCCCGCCGCACCCTGATCGAAACCGTCGCCCCGGTGGCCGCTGCCGAAATCAGCGTGGCCGACGAGCCGGTGACCGTGATCGTCTCCAAGAACGGCTGGGTGCGCGCCCGCCAGGGCCACGGCATCGACCCGGCGGCAATCAGCTACAAGGCCGGCGACTTCGCCTTCGCGCAGATCGAAACCCGCACCACCTGGCCGCTGGTCGTCATCGACACCAACGGCCGCGCCTACACCGTGAAGGTCTCCGACCTGCCCGGCGGTCGCGGCGACGGCACTCCGATCACCACGCTGGTGGATTTCCAGGACGGCGGCAAGCTCGCCCAGGTGCTCTCCGCCCGCCCGGATTCGACCTGGATGTTTGCCAACTCCGGCGGCTACGGCTTCATCTGCACGCTCGCCGACGCCACCAGCCGCCAGCGCGCCGGCAAGGCCTTCATGACCCTGGAGAAAGGCGAGAAGGTCCTGGAACCGGCAGCCGCCAACGGCCAGTGGATCGCCGCGGTATCCGCCAACGGCCGCATCCTCATCTTTGCCCGCAGTGAGATGAAGGTGCAGGCCGGCGGCCGCGGCGTCATCGTCATGAAGCTGGAAGACCGCGAAGCGCTCACTGCCGTCGCCCTGCCTGCGGACGACGCCCCGCTGCGCATCCACGGCACCGGCCGCGGCGGCAAACCCATCACCATCGAACTCAAGCCCACCCAGCGCGAAACCCTGCGTCACCGCCGTACCGCCAAGGGTATGGCGCTGACGCCGAGGATCGTGCCGGAACGCTTGGGAGACTGA
- the flgA gene encoding flagellar basal body P-ring formation chaperone FlgA → MSTVTRIASGLLAIFTLVLPAAAQQAPEPVHEAARAFLAAEAAGLPGEVSVTVGRMDPLNQLPACAELVPFFPAGARAWGQTNVGVRCESPVEWTIYLPARVEVLTDYVVVARPLRPGQIVGLADLKRERGDLAALPEATITDPAQAVGHHVRIAVGAGAPLRTTHLRLPPAVRQGQNVKVVSRGPGFNVSSEGRALNGATEGETVRVRMPSGQVISGIARNGGVVEVGL, encoded by the coding sequence ATGTCTACAGTCACCCGTATCGCAAGCGGCCTGCTGGCCATCTTCACGCTCGTCCTGCCGGCTGCCGCCCAGCAGGCGCCCGAGCCGGTGCACGAAGCAGCGCGAGCCTTTCTCGCGGCCGAAGCGGCCGGGCTGCCGGGCGAAGTCAGCGTGACCGTGGGGCGGATGGACCCGCTCAACCAGCTGCCGGCCTGTGCGGAGCTGGTGCCCTTCTTCCCGGCCGGCGCGCGTGCCTGGGGACAGACCAACGTGGGCGTGCGCTGTGAGTCGCCGGTCGAATGGACCATCTACCTGCCGGCCCGGGTCGAGGTGCTGACCGACTACGTGGTGGTGGCCCGTCCGCTGCGCCCCGGACAGATCGTCGGCCTGGCCGACCTGAAGCGCGAGCGGGGCGACCTGGCCGCACTGCCCGAGGCCACGATCACCGATCCGGCCCAGGCGGTCGGCCATCATGTGCGGATCGCGGTGGGCGCCGGTGCTCCGCTGCGCACCACCCACCTGCGCCTGCCGCCGGCGGTGCGCCAGGGGCAAAACGTCAAGGTGGTGAGCCGCGGCCCGGGTTTCAACGTGAGCAGCGAAGGGCGCGCGCTGAACGGCGCAACCGAGGGCGAGACGGTGCGCGTGCGCATGCCGAGCGGCCAGGTGATCTCGGGGATCGCGCGCAACGGAGGGGTCGTCGAGGTCGGTCTCTGA
- the flgM gene encoding flagellar biosynthesis anti-sigma factor FlgM translates to MKIDSAVKSLGGPQAGETKPRQQAGTGPAPAAGGDKVQLSSLSSSLQKAETAIANAPVVDRARVDEIRQAISEGRFKIDAGRIADGLIDSVRQMLNENPGHS, encoded by the coding sequence GTGAAGATCGATAGCGCCGTCAAGTCGCTCGGCGGCCCGCAGGCCGGCGAGACGAAACCCCGCCAGCAGGCGGGAACCGGGCCGGCCCCAGCCGCCGGCGGAGACAAAGTGCAACTGTCCTCGCTGTCCTCGAGCCTGCAGAAGGCCGAGACTGCCATCGCCAATGCGCCGGTCGTCGACCGCGCCCGGGTCGACGAGATCCGCCAGGCGATCAGCGAGGGACGCTTCAAGATCGACGCCGGCCGCATCGCCGACGGCCTGATCGACAGCGTCCGCCAGATGCTGAACGAGAACCCCGGACACTCGTGA
- a CDS encoding DNA topoisomerase IV subunit B, translating into MTGKQQQYDESSFRVLKGLEPVRERPGMYTRTDSPAHIIQEVIDNAADEALAGFAKKIHVTLHLDGSVSVADDGRGIPVGLHPEEGVPVVVLAYTRLHAGGKFNKREGNSAYAFSGGLHGVGVAVTNALSTRIELEVKREGKQYRIDFADGGERIGALQTVGDCGRQSGTRVQVWPDPKYFDSPKIPLGEIERLLRSKAVLLPGVAVQLDIEQPAGPVLTKRWSYPEGLAGYMKELAGDLEPVAPVYTAEGYAGADDANFAKGEGAAWAVAWFETAVPSESYVNLIPTVAGGTHESGLRAGVFEAVKSFIEHHALLPRGIKLQQEDVCGRMSFVLSARLLDPQFQGQVKEKLNSREAVKLVSGQIRDPFEIWLNNHVEAGKAIAELSIRQAQARQKSAQKVERKKSSGVAVLPGKLSDCESEDIERNELFLVEGDSAGGSAKMARNKETQAILPLRGKVQNAWEIDPDRLLANAEIHDIAVALGVDAHRADSEPDLSGLRYGKIIIMSDADVDGAHIQTLLLTLFFRHFPKLIERGHIYVAQPPLYRIDVPAQGKKRPARRLYALDEGELTAIRDRMVQEGFRAEAIEVGRFKGLGEMNPDQLRETTMDPATRRVLPVAVRPEALEDTLRMFTLLMGKGEASGRRAWMEENGDSVEADI; encoded by the coding sequence ATGACTGGCAAGCAGCAGCAATACGACGAATCCTCCTTCCGCGTGCTGAAGGGGCTGGAACCGGTGCGCGAGCGCCCCGGCATGTATACCCGCACCGACAGCCCGGCGCACATCATCCAGGAAGTCATCGACAACGCCGCCGACGAGGCGCTGGCCGGCTTTGCGAAGAAGATCCACGTCACCCTGCACCTGGACGGCTCGGTCTCGGTGGCCGACGACGGCCGCGGCATCCCGGTCGGCCTGCACCCGGAGGAAGGCGTGCCGGTGGTGGTGCTGGCCTACACCCGGCTACACGCCGGCGGCAAGTTCAACAAGCGCGAGGGCAACAGCGCCTACGCCTTCTCCGGCGGCCTGCACGGCGTGGGCGTGGCGGTGACCAACGCGCTGTCGACCCGCATCGAGCTCGAGGTCAAGCGCGAAGGCAAGCAGTACCGCATCGATTTCGCCGACGGCGGCGAGCGCATCGGCGCCCTGCAGACGGTCGGCGACTGCGGCCGCCAGAGCGGCACCCGGGTGCAGGTGTGGCCGGACCCGAAGTACTTCGACAGCCCCAAGATCCCGCTCGGCGAGATCGAGCGTTTGCTGCGCTCGAAAGCCGTGCTGCTGCCCGGCGTCGCCGTGCAACTCGACATCGAGCAGCCCGCCGGCCCCGTGCTCACCAAGCGCTGGAGCTACCCGGAAGGCCTGGCCGGCTACATGAAGGAGCTGGCCGGCGACCTGGAGCCGGTGGCCCCGGTCTACACCGCCGAAGGCTATGCCGGCGCGGACGACGCCAACTTCGCCAAGGGCGAAGGCGCGGCCTGGGCGGTGGCCTGGTTCGAGACCGCAGTGCCGAGCGAATCCTATGTGAACCTGATCCCCACGGTGGCCGGCGGCACCCACGAATCCGGCCTGCGCGCCGGGGTGTTCGAGGCGGTCAAGTCCTTCATCGAGCACCATGCGCTCTTGCCGCGCGGCATCAAGCTGCAGCAGGAAGACGTGTGCGGGCGGATGAGCTTCGTGCTCTCCGCACGCCTGCTCGACCCGCAGTTCCAGGGCCAGGTGAAGGAAAAGCTCAATTCGCGCGAGGCGGTGAAGCTGGTCTCCGGGCAGATCCGCGACCCCTTCGAGATCTGGCTCAACAACCACGTGGAAGCCGGCAAGGCGATCGCGGAACTCTCCATCCGCCAAGCCCAGGCGCGGCAGAAGAGCGCGCAGAAGGTCGAGCGCAAGAAGAGCTCCGGCGTCGCGGTGCTGCCGGGCAAGCTGTCCGACTGCGAATCCGAGGACATTGAGCGCAACGAGCTCTTCCTGGTCGAGGGCGACTCCGCCGGCGGCTCGGCCAAGATGGCGCGCAACAAGGAAACCCAGGCCATCCTGCCGCTACGCGGCAAGGTGCAGAACGCCTGGGAGATCGACCCCGACCGCCTGCTGGCCAACGCCGAGATCCATGACATCGCGGTGGCCCTGGGGGTGGACGCGCACCGCGCCGACAGCGAGCCGGACCTCTCCGGCCTGCGCTACGGCAAGATCATCATCATGTCGGACGCCGACGTGGACGGCGCCCACATCCAGACCCTGCTGCTGACGCTGTTCTTCCGCCACTTCCCCAAGCTCATCGAGCGCGGCCACATCTACGTCGCCCAGCCGCCGCTCTACCGCATCGACGTGCCCGCCCAGGGCAAGAAGCGCCCGGCGCGCCGCCTGTACGCGCTCGACGAAGGCGAACTCACCGCGATCCGCGACCGCATGGTGCAGGAAGGCTTCCGCGCCGAGGCCATCGAGGTCGGCCGCTTCAAGGGCCTGGGCGAGATGAACCCCGACCAGCTGCGCGAGACCACCATGGACCCGGCCACCCGCCGCGTGCTGCCGGTGGCGGTGCGCCCCGAGGCGCTGGAAGACACCCTGCGCATGTTCACCCTGCTGATGGGCAAGGGCGAAGCGTCGGGGCGACGCGCCTGGATGGAAGAGAACGGCGACTCCGTGGAGGCGGATATCTGA
- a CDS encoding flagella synthesis protein FlgN has protein sequence MNQTERLQFAQLIGMEVTQLRTFITLLGREESLLVAGDTDALLALTNEKTELYHTLQRLHDARAMLLGRLGLANSGEAIRSLCADMPDTLAQWDEVLRLAAEARERNSLNGKLVIERMQHNQGALSILLAAADRPQLYDADGHARTTGGGRILGSA, from the coding sequence GTGAACCAGACCGAACGCCTGCAGTTTGCCCAGCTGATCGGCATGGAGGTCACGCAACTGCGTACCTTCATCACCCTGCTCGGCCGCGAGGAGAGCCTGCTGGTCGCGGGCGACACCGATGCGCTGCTGGCGCTCACCAACGAGAAGACCGAGCTCTACCACACCCTGCAGCGCCTGCACGACGCCCGCGCCATGCTGCTCGGCCGGCTCGGCCTGGCCAACTCCGGCGAGGCGATCCGCAGCCTGTGCGCCGACATGCCCGACACCCTCGCCCAGTGGGACGAAGTGCTGCGCCTCGCAGCCGAAGCGCGCGAGCGCAACAGCCTGAACGGCAAGCTGGTCATCGAGCGCATGCAGCACAACCAGGGGGCACTGTCCATCCTGCTGGCCGCGGCCGACCGGCCGCAGCTCTACGACGCCGACGGCCACGCCCGCACCACCGGCGGCGGACGCATCCTGGGCAGCGCCTGA
- the flgB gene encoding flagellar basal body rod protein FlgB, translated as MRNLLDNSLRVHQAALNTQAYRQQLLASNIANADTPNYKARDIDFRSTLQGVLGSRVGPLALATTAGGHMGVAQSNPLERFAQYRQEIQSSVDGNTVNMDVERAAFAENSIHYEASVTFINGLLSGMQRAISGQ; from the coding sequence ATGAGAAACCTGCTCGACAACAGCCTGCGAGTGCACCAGGCGGCGCTCAATACCCAGGCCTACCGCCAACAGTTGCTGGCGTCGAACATCGCCAATGCCGACACCCCCAACTACAAAGCGCGCGACATCGATTTCCGCAGCACGCTGCAGGGCGTGCTAGGTAGCCGCGTCGGCCCGCTCGCGCTGGCGACCACCGCCGGCGGCCACATGGGTGTGGCGCAGTCGAATCCGCTGGAGCGCTTCGCCCAGTACCGCCAGGAGATCCAGTCCTCGGTCGATGGCAACACGGTGAACATGGATGTCGAGCGTGCGGCCTTTGCCGAGAACTCCATCCACTACGAAGCCAGCGTCACCTTCATCAATGGCCTGCTGAGCGGAATGCAGCGCGCGATCTCGGGCCAGTAA
- the vapC gene encoding type II toxin-antitoxin system tRNA(fMet)-specific endonuclease VapC, with protein sequence MLDTNICIYLINQRPAHVRLHFEQHPVGDIGISAITAGELAYGVAKSGSARNRAALETFLLPLEVAAFDERAMWRYAELRCALEAAGTPIGPLDTQIAAHALTLGCTLVTNNLREFDRVAGLALENWADPQLHELPAPYIAAS encoded by the coding sequence ATGCTGGATACCAACATCTGCATCTATCTCATCAACCAGCGTCCGGCGCACGTGAGGCTGCATTTCGAGCAGCACCCGGTCGGCGACATCGGCATCTCGGCGATCACCGCCGGGGAACTGGCCTACGGCGTGGCCAAGAGCGGCTCGGCGCGCAACCGCGCCGCGCTGGAGACCTTCCTCCTGCCGCTGGAGGTCGCCGCCTTCGACGAGCGCGCCATGTGGCGCTACGCCGAACTGCGCTGCGCGCTGGAAGCCGCCGGCACGCCGATCGGCCCCCTAGACACCCAGATCGCCGCGCACGCCCTGACGCTGGGCTGCACCCTGGTCACCAACAACCTCCGCGAGTTCGACCGCGTCGCCGGACTCGCCCTCGAAAACTGGGCGGACCCGCAGCTGCACGAGCTTCCGGCCCCCTACATTGCCGCATCATGA